In Campylobacter mucosalis, a single window of DNA contains:
- the ruvB gene encoding Holliday junction branch migration DNA helicase RuvB has translation MDRIVEIEKVSFESDFEVSLRPSGFDDYIGQDKIKQNLNVFIKAAKKRSECLDHVLFYGPPGLGKTTLAHIIANEMGVAIKMTAAPMIEKSGDLAAILTNLQEGDVLFIDEIHRLSPAIEEVLYPAMEDFRLDIIIGSGPAAQTIKIDLPKFTLIGATTRAGMISAPLRDRFGMDFRLQFYTSDELSRIVQIASSKLGKECDKNASLEVAGRSRGTPRIALRLLKRIRDFAEINDENFISHERSKEALDALGVNSLGFDEMDIKYLEILLEAKRRPLGLSTIAAAMSEDEGTIEDVLEPYLLANGYIERTARGRIASAKAYEIFDLKFEGEKGLFD, from the coding sequence ATGGATAGAATTGTTGAGATAGAAAAAGTTAGCTTTGAGAGCGATTTTGAGGTAAGTCTGCGTCCTAGCGGATTTGATGATTACATCGGACAAGATAAGATAAAACAAAATTTAAACGTCTTTATAAAAGCGGCGAAAAAACGCTCTGAGTGCCTTGATCACGTGCTTTTTTATGGCCCACCGGGGCTTGGTAAGACGACACTTGCTCACATAATCGCAAACGAAATGGGCGTGGCAATAAAGATGACGGCAGCCCCTATGATAGAAAAAAGTGGCGATTTGGCTGCGATTTTAACGAATTTGCAAGAGGGCGACGTGCTTTTTATTGATGAAATTCATCGCCTTAGCCCTGCTATTGAAGAGGTTTTATATCCTGCGATGGAGGATTTTCGCTTAGATATTATCATTGGCTCAGGACCTGCTGCTCAAACTATTAAGATTGATCTGCCAAAATTTACGCTAATCGGAGCTACAACACGTGCCGGTATGATCTCAGCACCGCTTCGTGATCGCTTTGGTATGGATTTTAGGTTGCAGTTTTATACCTCTGATGAGCTAAGCCGTATCGTGCAAATCGCTTCAAGTAAACTTGGCAAAGAGTGCGATAAAAACGCATCTCTTGAAGTCGCTGGGCGTTCGCGAGGCACACCACGTATCGCTTTACGGCTACTAAAACGAATTCGCGATTTTGCTGAGATAAATGATGAAAATTTCATATCACATGAGCGAAGCAAAGAAGCCCTTGACGCACTTGGCGTAAATTCGCTCGGATTTGATGAGATGGATATAAAGTATTTAGAGATTTTACTAGAAGCAAAACGCCGACCTTTGGGGCTTAGCACGATAGCTGCGGCTATGAGCGAGGATGAGGGGACGATTGAGGATGTTTTAGAGCCTTATTTGCTTGCAAATGGCTACAT
- a CDS encoding histidine phosphotransferase, with the protein MGIFKNLELEYSFDIVDEFLSHYSLMCDIMEPLIISLNRPDKYKDDMRELYRIFHNIKSASAYMHLDPILKLTTLAEEICSEAINLQGPANDKFIDWLLLVNDQFSKYRADLENDAEFFSVLEPLIVNIPQKLD; encoded by the coding sequence ATGGGCATATTTAAAAACCTAGAGCTTGAGTACTCTTTTGACATTGTAGATGAGTTTTTGTCACACTACTCTTTGATGTGCGACATTATGGAACCGCTCATAATAAGCCTAAATCGACCTGATAAATACAAAGATGATATGCGTGAGCTTTATAGAATTTTCCACAACATAAAGTCTGCTTCGGCATATATGCACCTTGATCCTATACTAAAACTCACAACTTTGGCTGAGGAAATTTGTAGTGAAGCCATAAATTTGCAAGGTCCAGCAAATGATAAATTTATCGATTGGCTCTTGCTAGTAAATGACCAGTTTAGCAAATACAGAGCAGATTTAGAAAACGACGCAGAATTCTTTAGTGTGCTAGAACCGCTCATAGTAAATATACCTCAAAAACTTGACTAA